One segment of Burkholderiales bacterium DNA contains the following:
- the pdxA gene encoding 4-hydroxythreonine-4-phosphate dehydrogenase PdxA → MSRATSLPTIAVTAGEPAGIGPDLCTLVAGHKLPARIVIVTDKTLLVQRAGLLKKKIKLVDFSGQGEAAAPGNLYVLHEPLKEPAPPGKLNPANSAYVLRTLDRAIRGCLSGQFDAMVTAPLQKSVINDAGIVFTGHTEYLAEKTGTPEGVMMLCGGGLRVALATTHLALKDVPAALTQEGLERVLRILHRDLVRRFGIAAPRILVAGLNPHAGESGYLGTEEARIISPVVKKLCHEGFEVQGPLPADTLFTPERLNRCDAVLAMYHDQGLPVLKYASFGAGVNVTLGLPIIRTSVDHGTALDLAGTGKIDCGSLIAAIKLALQLVKNGQKRQNRKSAG, encoded by the coding sequence ATGTCTCGCGCCACATCGTTGCCCACCATTGCCGTGACCGCAGGCGAGCCGGCGGGCATCGGCCCCGATTTGTGCACGCTTGTAGCGGGCCACAAGTTGCCGGCCCGCATCGTCATCGTCACGGATAAAACCCTTCTCGTCCAGCGCGCCGGACTGCTCAAGAAAAAAATCAAACTGGTGGATTTCAGCGGGCAAGGGGAAGCGGCCGCACCCGGAAACCTGTATGTGCTGCACGAGCCGCTCAAGGAGCCCGCGCCCCCGGGGAAACTTAATCCGGCCAACAGCGCTTACGTACTTCGCACGCTGGACCGGGCGATACGGGGCTGCCTCAGCGGACAATTCGACGCCATGGTGACCGCGCCGTTGCAAAAGAGCGTGATTAACGATGCCGGCATCGTCTTTACCGGGCATACCGAATATCTCGCGGAAAAAACCGGCACACCCGAAGGGGTGATGATGCTCTGCGGCGGCGGCTTGCGGGTGGCGCTCGCCACCACCCACCTGGCTTTGAAAGACGTGCCGGCGGCGCTGACCCAAGAAGGACTGGAGCGCGTGTTGCGCATCCTGCACCGGGACCTGGTGCGGCGTTTCGGCATCGCCGCGCCGCGCATACTGGTGGCGGGCTTGAACCCGCATGCCGGTGAATCCGGTTATCTGGGAACCGAGGAGGCGCGCATCATCAGCCCGGTGGTGAAAAAACTCTGCCACGAGGGTTTTGAGGTGCAGGGACCGCTGCCCGCGGACACCCTGTTTACGCCCGAGCGGTTAAACCGCTGCGACGCGGTGCTGGCGATGTATCACGACCAGGGCCTGCCGGTGTTGAAATATGCAAGCTTCGGCGCCGGGGTCAACGTCACGCTCGGCTTGCCCATCATCCGCACTTCAGTCGACCACGGCACCGCCCTCGATCTGGCGGGGACCGGAAAAATCGACTGCGGCAGCCTCATCGCCGCCATCAAGCTGGCGTTGCAGCTGGTGAAGAACGGACAAAAACGCCAGAACAGGAAAAGCGCCGGCTGA
- a CDS encoding diguanylate cyclase, with protein MNWFFSKRSLLGFGLALLLIAVNIFVSHLAYQNTDRLITAHQEAAQLLNSLRVSGEVLQLLTDAETGQRGYLITGDERYLEPYNAALLGIGDKLKQLRSTIPMPKSKDLAKLESLVSAEIAILNETVVVRGKIGFEAAQKVVLTHRGKTAMDNIRRLIGGIEQEERLLMEQRNAATQTISRQLFFTYAIAALLNLVLLAVFFYIGYSDLRESAQDKRALRDLNEMLQGGMRELTRRNRESTLLSEMSEVLQSCLEPVEAYHAIAQFGRQFFPGEAGVFFVMHDSHNYLENVAAWGEPEIGGPLFAPEECWALRRGQLHRVDDARTGLQCEHVKAAGAPRLHYMCVPMVVHSETLGLLHLQFGTEASPEEAAQRETAAELLAATFADQIALAIANLRLRDSLRQQSIHDPLTGLHNRRYLEESLTRELARAERKKTPLAVIILDVDHFKRFNDTFGHEAGDAVLRSLAQLIGRQIRGSDVACRFGGEEFVLVLPEANLNIARQRAELLREAAQAMQVASGGQTLGVVSISLGLAVFPQHGRKGEELIQAADAALYRAKQTGRNRVMLAEEPPQQA; from the coding sequence ATGAATTGGTTTTTCTCTAAAAGAAGCTTGCTTGGATTTGGCCTGGCGCTGCTGTTGATTGCCGTCAACATCTTCGTTTCCCACCTCGCTTATCAGAACACCGACCGGCTTATCACCGCACACCAAGAAGCAGCGCAATTGCTGAATAGCCTCAGGGTTTCGGGCGAAGTATTGCAGCTGCTCACCGACGCCGAAACCGGACAGCGCGGCTACCTTATCACCGGCGATGAACGCTATCTCGAGCCTTATAACGCGGCCCTCCTCGGCATCGGCGACAAGCTCAAGCAACTGCGTTCGACCATCCCGATGCCGAAATCCAAGGATCTCGCCAAGCTTGAATCTCTGGTAAGCGCTGAAATCGCCATACTCAACGAAACCGTCGTGGTACGCGGAAAAATCGGTTTCGAAGCCGCGCAAAAAGTGGTGCTCACCCACAGAGGCAAAACTGCGATGGACAACATTCGCCGCCTTATCGGCGGAATCGAGCAGGAGGAGCGCCTGCTGATGGAGCAACGCAACGCAGCCACCCAAACCATCTCGCGCCAACTCTTTTTCACCTATGCCATAGCGGCGCTGCTCAACCTGGTGCTGTTAGCAGTGTTTTTCTACATTGGTTACAGCGATCTGCGGGAAAGCGCGCAGGACAAGCGGGCTCTGCGGGACCTCAACGAAATGCTGCAAGGGGGAATGCGCGAGCTTACGCGGCGCAACCGCGAAAGCACTTTGCTGAGCGAAATGAGCGAAGTTTTGCAGTCCTGCCTCGAGCCAGTGGAGGCGTATCACGCCATCGCGCAGTTTGGAAGACAATTCTTTCCCGGCGAGGCGGGCGTGTTTTTCGTCATGCACGATTCGCACAATTACCTTGAAAACGTGGCGGCTTGGGGCGAGCCCGAAATCGGCGGCCCGCTGTTCGCGCCGGAAGAATGCTGGGCACTTCGCCGCGGGCAGTTGCACCGGGTGGACGATGCGCGCACCGGATTGCAGTGCGAGCACGTGAAGGCGGCGGGCGCTCCCCGGCTGCATTACATGTGCGTGCCTATGGTCGTGCATTCCGAAACCCTTGGTCTTTTGCATCTGCAATTCGGCACCGAAGCGAGCCCTGAGGAGGCGGCGCAGCGGGAAACCGCGGCGGAGCTGCTGGCAGCGACGTTTGCCGACCAGATCGCGCTCGCCATCGCCAATCTGCGGCTGCGCGATTCACTGCGCCAGCAATCCATTCACGATCCACTCACCGGGCTGCACAACCGGCGCTACCTGGAAGAATCGCTCACCCGCGAACTCGCCCGCGCCGAGCGCAAGAAAACCCCGCTGGCGGTCATCATCCTCGACGTGGATCACTTCAAGCGCTTCAACGACACCTTCGGTCATGAAGCGGGCGATGCAGTGCTGCGCAGCCTGGCACAACTGATCGGGCGGCAAATCCGCGGCAGCGACGTGGCCTGCCGTTTTGGCGGGGAGGAATTTGTTCTGGTTTTGCCGGAAGCGAATTTAAACATCGCGCGCCAGCGCGCCGAACTTCTGCGCGAAGCGGCACAGGCCATGCAGGTCGCCTCGGGCGGACAAACGCTGGGCGTGGTCAGCATCTCGCTGGGGCTGGCGGTGTTCCCGCAGCACGGCCGCAAAGGCGAAGAATTGATTCAGGCGGCCGATGCCGCGCTCTACCGCGCCAAGCAGACGGGGCGCAACCGGGTGATGCTTGCCGAAGAGCCGCCGCAGCAGGCGTAG
- the rsmA gene encoding 16S rRNA (adenine(1518)-N(6)/adenine(1519)-N(6))-dimethyltransferase RsmA: MQHFPRKRFGQHFLIDEQIVSAIVAAISPQGADSIVEIGPGLGALTRPLLARLNHLHVIEIDRDIVARLTQEFSAERLTIHNSDALRFDFARLGENLRVVGNLPYNISSPLMFHLTRFAQRISDLHLMLQKEVVERMAAAPSTAAYGRLSVMLQYRYNMEQLLVVPSNAFRPAPKVESAVIRLIPRAAHELQAKDEELFAKIVTRAFTQRRKTLRNALMFHLAAQDFERLDLDPGLRAENLSSDDFVRISNYLSKQD, from the coding sequence ATGCAACACTTCCCCAGAAAACGTTTTGGCCAGCACTTCCTGATTGACGAGCAAATCGTATCCGCCATCGTTGCTGCGATTTCTCCACAAGGCGCAGATTCTATCGTAGAAATTGGCCCAGGGCTGGGGGCGCTTACGCGCCCGCTGCTGGCGCGTCTTAACCATCTCCACGTCATCGAAATCGACCGCGACATCGTGGCGCGCCTAACCCAAGAATTTTCCGCGGAACGGCTCACGATACACAACAGCGATGCCTTGCGCTTCGATTTTGCCCGCTTGGGCGAAAATCTGCGCGTGGTCGGCAATCTTCCCTACAATATTTCCTCGCCGCTCATGTTTCATCTTACCCGCTTCGCACAGCGCATAAGCGATTTGCATCTCATGCTGCAAAAGGAAGTGGTGGAGCGCATGGCCGCCGCGCCGTCGACTGCGGCCTATGGCCGGTTATCGGTGATGCTACAATACCGCTACAATATGGAGCAGTTGCTGGTCGTGCCAAGCAACGCCTTCCGCCCGGCGCCCAAAGTCGAGTCCGCCGTGATCCGTCTCATCCCTCGCGCAGCGCATGAACTGCAGGCAAAAGATGAAGAACTTTTCGCCAAAATCGTGACCCGCGCATTTACCCAGCGCAGGAAAACCTTGCGCAACGCCCTTATGTTCCATCTTGCCGCCCAGGACTTCGAAAGGCTTGACCTCGATCCCGGTTTGCGCGCCGAAAACCTGTCCAGCGACGATTTTGTGCGCATCAGCAATTACCTTAGTAAACAAGATTAA